A window from Vulcanimicrobium alpinum encodes these proteins:
- a CDS encoding nuclear transport factor 2 family protein has product MISETVAVTQTIAAFTDAINRRDFAVFRTLWTPDAVWAIDPPIDARFSGVGAIAEGLIPS; this is encoded by the coding sequence ATGATCTCAGAGACCGTTGCCGTCACGCAAACGATCGCCGCGTTCACCGACGCGATCAACCGGCGCGACTTTGCAGTTTTTCGGACGCTATGGACGCCGGACGCCGTGTGGGCGATCGATCCGCCGATCGACGCGCGCTTCTCCGGCGTCGGCGCAATCGCCGAGGGCCTGATACCCTCCTGA
- a CDS encoding nuclear transport factor 2 family protein, with the protein MWGLFVQMAHESAVTVDGDRATAHTTMNEFARSVAGTGHRNFGRYDDLLVRTPDGWRFAERRYRFYYVDQPEVNGTIVALQPA; encoded by the coding sequence ATGTGGGGACTCTTCGTGCAGATGGCGCACGAAAGCGCGGTCACCGTCGACGGCGATCGCGCGACCGCGCACACGACGATGAACGAGTTCGCGCGCTCCGTCGCGGGAACCGGCCACCGCAACTTCGGCCGTTACGACGATCTCCTCGTGCGTACGCCGGACGGCTGGCGGTTCGCGGAACGGCGGTATCGCTTCTATTACGTCGATCAGCCGGAGGTGAACGGCACGATCGTCGCGCTGCAGCCTGCATGA
- a CDS encoding DHA2 family efflux MFS transporter permease subunit, protein MSASDASRDAAWSPVVEYGARRAIITIGIVLATLLELIDTTIVNVALPYIQGNIGASQQEGAFVVTGYLVANTVVIPLTPWLQHRFGRRRYYLASISIFVGASLMCGLSHSLAEIVFWRVVQGTGGGGLISTSQAILRDTYPERSQGIAQGVFAIGAVVGPTIGPLLGGTLTDNFSWPWVFFVNVPVGLLAAAIVARFLRDPERAERLPLDAVGVALLAVGLGALQYVLDQGQEKDWFGDRLIVTMTVLAACGLAAFVTWSLFGTRAPVVDLRVLKNPGVAAGSLLGMCLGVSLMGSLVTLPQYVESSLGFTATMAGEVILFRALFVMLLTPPSARLAASGKTDPRLQIGAGFVMLAISNLWLANVTTSISSFWTFLWPLALSGLGLAQIFVPLSLVVFSSAPIDDVPKASSMFNLARQMGGSIATAILVTLIARDTTLHQTELGLRVAMGRAPVRAYLAEHGGERSASARARLDALVAGQSVVLAYADTARFVGVLTFVFVPLVVFLRPRRAGDGAPARVAMEV, encoded by the coding sequence ATGAGCGCGAGCGACGCATCCCGCGACGCCGCCTGGAGCCCCGTCGTCGAGTACGGCGCACGCCGCGCGATCATCACGATCGGGATCGTGCTCGCGACGCTGCTCGAACTGATCGACACGACGATCGTCAACGTTGCGCTGCCGTACATCCAAGGGAACATCGGCGCGAGCCAGCAGGAAGGCGCGTTCGTCGTCACCGGGTATCTCGTCGCGAACACCGTCGTCATCCCGCTCACGCCGTGGCTGCAGCACCGCTTCGGCCGGCGCCGCTACTATCTCGCGTCGATCTCGATCTTCGTCGGCGCGTCGCTCATGTGCGGTCTCTCGCACTCGCTCGCCGAGATCGTCTTCTGGCGCGTCGTGCAGGGGACGGGGGGCGGCGGCTTGATCTCGACCTCGCAGGCGATCCTGCGCGACACCTATCCCGAGCGCAGTCAGGGGATCGCGCAGGGCGTCTTTGCGATCGGCGCGGTGGTGGGCCCGACGATCGGGCCGCTGCTGGGCGGGACGCTCACGGACAACTTCTCGTGGCCGTGGGTGTTTTTCGTCAACGTCCCGGTCGGGCTGCTGGCCGCCGCGATCGTCGCGCGTTTTCTGCGCGATCCCGAACGCGCCGAACGGCTCCCGCTCGACGCCGTGGGCGTGGCGCTGCTCGCGGTCGGCCTGGGCGCGCTGCAGTACGTCCTCGACCAAGGACAGGAGAAGGACTGGTTCGGCGACCGGCTCATCGTGACGATGACCGTGCTCGCCGCGTGCGGCCTCGCAGCGTTCGTGACGTGGTCGCTGTTCGGAACGCGCGCGCCGGTCGTCGACCTGCGCGTGCTCAAGAATCCCGGCGTCGCCGCCGGGAGCCTGCTGGGGATGTGTCTGGGCGTCTCGCTGATGGGAAGTCTGGTGACGCTCCCGCAGTACGTCGAATCGTCGCTCGGTTTCACCGCGACGATGGCCGGCGAGGTGATTCTCTTCCGCGCGCTGTTCGTGATGCTGCTGACGCCGCCGTCGGCGCGGCTCGCCGCGAGCGGAAAGACCGACCCGCGGCTGCAGATCGGCGCCGGCTTCGTGATGCTCGCGATCTCGAACCTGTGGCTCGCGAACGTGACGACGTCGATCTCATCGTTTTGGACGTTCTTGTGGCCCCTCGCGCTGAGCGGCCTCGGCCTCGCGCAGATCTTCGTCCCGCTCTCGCTCGTGGTGTTCTCGAGTGCCCCGATCGACGACGTTCCCAAAGCGTCGTCGATGTTCAACCTCGCGCGGCAGATGGGCGGGAGCATCGCGACCGCGATCCTCGTTACGCTCATCGCGCGCGATACGACCCTGCATCAGACGGAACTCGGCTTACGCGTCGCGATGGGACGTGCTCCGGTGCGCGCGTACCTCGCCGAGCACGGCGGCGAACGCTCGGCGAGCGCGCGCGCACGGCTCGATGCGCTCGTCGCCGGGCAATCGGTCGTTCTCGCGTACGCCGACACGGCGCGTTTCGTCGGCGTGCTCACGTTCGTGTTCGTTCCGCTTGTCGTCTTCTTGCGGCCGCGCCGCGCCGGCGACGGCGCCCCCGCGCGCGTCGCGATGGAGGTTTGA
- a CDS encoding IS5 family transposase, with translation MRTHDEQRASVWTTLQPEDTVPGDHPLRPMRVMVNEILRELSPEFSKLYSRRGRPSIAPEKLLRALLLQMFYSIRSEPMLLEQLRYNLLFRWFVGLSMDDKIWDPSTFSKNRDRFLNGEISERFFAAVVERARADELLSNEHFTVDGTLIEAWASHKSFRPKSDDEPPTSSGGRNEGVNFRGRPRSNETHVSSTDPDARLYRKSSGAPAILGYLGHALMENRNGLIVGVKTTRATGIAEREAALELIRGVSGSNRITLGADKAYDTKDFVEALRALNVTPHVAQNTTRRRSAIDRRTVRHPGYTVSQRRRKLIEESFGWGKTIGRLRKVHFRGLDLVGDIVRWTAAAYNLIRIRNLRAAT, from the coding sequence ATGCGGACTCATGATGAGCAGCGTGCATCCGTTTGGACGACGTTGCAGCCGGAAGACACCGTGCCCGGCGATCATCCGTTGCGCCCGATGCGCGTGATGGTCAACGAAATTCTGCGCGAACTCTCGCCGGAGTTTTCCAAGCTCTACTCCCGACGGGGCCGGCCATCGATCGCGCCGGAGAAGCTGCTGCGAGCCTTGCTGTTGCAAATGTTCTACTCGATCCGCAGCGAGCCGATGCTGCTGGAGCAGTTGCGTTACAATTTGCTCTTTCGTTGGTTCGTGGGCTTGAGCATGGACGACAAGATCTGGGACCCCTCGACGTTCAGCAAGAACCGCGATCGGTTCTTGAATGGCGAAATCTCCGAGCGGTTCTTCGCCGCCGTGGTCGAGCGGGCGCGTGCCGACGAACTGCTCTCGAACGAGCATTTCACCGTCGATGGGACGCTAATCGAGGCGTGGGCCAGCCACAAGAGCTTTCGGCCCAAGTCGGACGACGAACCGCCGACCTCGAGCGGCGGTCGCAACGAGGGCGTGAACTTTCGTGGCCGGCCGCGCAGCAACGAGACGCACGTCTCGAGTACCGATCCGGACGCGCGGTTGTACCGCAAGAGCAGCGGCGCGCCGGCGATTCTCGGCTATCTCGGACATGCTCTGATGGAGAATCGCAACGGCTTGATAGTCGGCGTGAAGACCACTCGCGCGACCGGGATCGCCGAACGCGAAGCAGCGCTGGAATTGATTCGCGGGGTCAGCGGAAGCAACCGAATCACGCTCGGCGCCGACAAGGCGTACGATACCAAAGACTTTGTCGAGGCGTTGCGAGCGCTCAACGTGACGCCGCACGTTGCTCAAAATACGACCCGTCGCCGCAGCGCGATCGACCGCCGAACCGTCCGCCATCCGGGCTACACGGTGAGTCAACGCAGGCGCAAGTTGATCGAGGAGAGCTTCGGGTGGGGCAAGACGATCGGCCGATTGCGCAAGGTGCATTTCCGCGGGCTTGATCTGGTCGGCGACATTGTGCGCTGGACGGCCGCGGCGTACAACTTGATCAGGATACGCAATCTGAGGGCCGCGACATGA
- a CDS encoding HlyD family secretion protein, translating to MSRRRIASLAAAGAIVLGLLVWGVPAIVYAAAHETTDDAQVDTDVVTVTSKIAERVDAILIDTNQPVRKGQLLIRLDDRDERRRLAQQRATLAAQRASAGAAAVTVDYTRETQSAQNLENGGGVRSARASVVSATRQLAGSATQVEIDRATLAQAEAQRATAAAGLPAALAAEAKARDDFARSRELLGNGDVSAAQFEADRSVYVAARSQAAQARSTLAAADAAAQAARARVQASLINVRLARAAVDAQNGSLSTAQGRLRESDAPSRIATQAANAQAVAAQVETALENVRSAEDQLGYTEVRSPVDGTIGQKAVEVGASVAPGQSLLTIIPAHKLFITANYKETQIERMRLGADADVRIDAYPHRVFHGRVVALGPASQNTYALVPAQNASGNFVKITQRIPVRIKVDDEDPHDPLRPGMSAVPSVRIR from the coding sequence ATGAGCCGCCGCCGCATCGCTTCGCTGGCGGCGGCCGGCGCTATCGTTCTGGGCCTGCTCGTGTGGGGCGTTCCGGCGATCGTGTACGCCGCCGCGCACGAGACGACCGACGACGCGCAAGTCGACACGGACGTCGTGACGGTCACCAGCAAGATCGCCGAGCGCGTCGACGCGATCCTGATCGACACGAACCAGCCGGTGCGCAAAGGCCAGCTGCTCATTCGCCTCGACGATCGCGACGAACGCCGCCGTCTCGCCCAGCAGCGCGCGACGCTCGCGGCGCAGCGCGCGAGCGCCGGCGCGGCGGCGGTGACGGTCGATTACACCCGCGAGACGCAGAGCGCGCAGAACCTGGAGAACGGCGGCGGCGTGCGCAGCGCTCGGGCGAGCGTCGTCAGCGCCACCCGTCAGCTCGCGGGAAGCGCGACGCAGGTCGAGATCGACCGGGCGACCCTGGCGCAGGCGGAGGCGCAACGCGCCACGGCGGCCGCGGGGCTGCCGGCGGCGCTCGCCGCCGAGGCGAAAGCGCGCGACGACTTCGCGCGGTCGCGCGAACTGCTCGGCAACGGGGACGTCTCGGCGGCGCAGTTCGAAGCGGACCGTTCGGTGTACGTGGCGGCGCGCTCGCAGGCGGCGCAGGCGCGCAGCACGCTCGCGGCGGCCGATGCGGCGGCGCAAGCCGCGCGGGCGCGCGTGCAGGCGTCGCTGATCAACGTGCGGCTCGCGCGCGCCGCGGTCGACGCGCAAAACGGATCGCTCTCGACCGCGCAAGGCCGGCTGCGCGAGTCCGATGCGCCGTCGCGGATCGCGACCCAGGCCGCGAACGCGCAGGCCGTCGCCGCGCAGGTGGAGACGGCGCTCGAGAACGTCCGCAGCGCCGAGGATCAATTGGGCTACACCGAAGTGCGCTCGCCCGTCGACGGCACGATCGGACAGAAGGCGGTCGAGGTCGGTGCGAGCGTCGCACCCGGCCAGTCGCTGCTGACGATCATCCCGGCGCACAAGCTGTTCATCACCGCGAACTACAAGGAGACGCAGATCGAGCGGATGCGTCTGGGCGCCGACGCCGACGTGCGCATCGACGCGTACCCGCATCGCGTCTTTCACGGCCGCGTCGTCGCGCTCGGCCCGGCGTCGCAGAACACGTACGCGCTCGTCCCCGCGCAGAACGCCAGTGGCAACTTCGTGAAGATCACCCAGCGCATCCCCGTGCGCATTAAGGTGGATGACGAGGATCCTCACGATCCGTTGCGGCCGGGGATGTCGGCGGTCCCGTCGGTCCGCATCCGATGA
- a CDS encoding TolC family protein, whose amino-acid sequence MSSRALWAVLGVALMGAGAADLPVRPVTLRPPAPVPTPNLPHVPDVGTGYAVPLGAPPPAEIAGVAAAPAVGLALGDAIAMALMKNTSLSLAQANRRIAAFQIVAARGAYDVKLQVVPSYTHAVDAPVNPLVTGPAFGAYTQDTTGLLAQVSAQTYGGTRLSAALNAQRTTTNEVGAGFSTSYPASLQVALTQPLLRGSRSDDARRALALAVIGERSQTDATLLQASQTVAAVADAYWDLVANWRNVAIQETALQQAYAQAQSNVRLVRAGRAAAVDVAEANVQVQVYQDAVYSALENVARLQNTLKGLLLADAGDPLWRANLAPVTNPGEAPDEPPVDDAVAAAIRNRAEFAQLRDARRQAEVNVAYARDARRPQADFQLNLTSNAIAGVPNVDAANPIAAALGTQFAALNALIANANRTLPPGQQIPTLVGSARNVLQPPSVLNGSLGSAFSQLAKTQYPVIAAQLVFGLPLRNRAADGNLAAARAQLASLDVQEIALLEQFRAEASNAVQVLRETRYRLAG is encoded by the coding sequence ATGAGCAGCCGAGCGCTCTGGGCCGTGCTCGGCGTCGCGCTCATGGGCGCCGGTGCCGCCGATCTGCCGGTGCGGCCGGTCACGCTACGCCCGCCCGCGCCGGTCCCGACGCCGAACCTTCCGCACGTCCCCGATGTGGGGACCGGCTACGCTGTCCCGCTCGGCGCGCCGCCGCCCGCCGAGATCGCCGGCGTCGCCGCAGCGCCCGCGGTCGGGCTCGCGCTCGGCGACGCGATCGCGATGGCGCTGATGAAGAACACGAGCCTCTCGCTCGCGCAAGCGAACCGGCGGATCGCCGCGTTTCAAATCGTCGCGGCACGCGGTGCGTACGATGTGAAACTGCAAGTCGTGCCGTCGTACACGCACGCGGTCGACGCCCCCGTCAACCCGCTGGTCACGGGACCGGCGTTCGGAGCGTACACGCAAGACACGACCGGCCTGCTCGCGCAAGTGTCCGCGCAGACCTACGGCGGGACGCGGCTCTCGGCGGCGCTGAACGCGCAGCGCACGACGACGAACGAAGTCGGCGCCGGGTTCTCGACGAGTTATCCCGCGTCGCTGCAGGTGGCGCTCACCCAGCCCCTGCTGCGCGGCAGCCGCAGCGACGACGCGCGCCGTGCCCTCGCGCTGGCGGTGATCGGCGAACGCTCGCAGACCGACGCGACGCTGCTGCAGGCGAGCCAGACGGTCGCCGCGGTCGCCGACGCCTACTGGGACCTGGTGGCGAACTGGCGCAACGTCGCGATTCAGGAAACCGCGCTGCAGCAAGCGTACGCGCAGGCGCAGAGCAACGTGCGGCTGGTGCGGGCGGGCCGCGCGGCGGCGGTCGACGTCGCCGAGGCGAACGTGCAGGTACAGGTCTATCAGGACGCCGTCTATTCGGCGCTCGAGAACGTTGCGCGGCTGCAGAACACGCTCAAGGGACTGCTGCTCGCCGACGCCGGCGATCCGCTGTGGCGCGCCAACCTGGCGCCGGTCACGAATCCCGGCGAGGCGCCCGACGAACCGCCGGTCGACGACGCCGTCGCAGCGGCGATCCGCAACCGCGCGGAGTTCGCGCAGCTGCGCGATGCGCGCCGGCAAGCCGAGGTCAACGTCGCGTACGCGCGCGACGCGCGCCGGCCGCAGGCGGATTTTCAACTCAACCTGACCTCGAATGCGATCGCGGGCGTCCCCAACGTCGACGCCGCGAACCCGATCGCCGCGGCGCTCGGCACGCAGTTCGCGGCGCTCAACGCGTTGATTGCGAACGCGAATCGCACCCTGCCCCCGGGACAGCAGATTCCGACTCTCGTGGGGAGCGCCCGCAACGTGCTGCAGCCGCCGAGCGTGCTGAACGGAAGCCTCGGCAGCGCGTTCTCCCAGCTCGCCAAAACGCAGTATCCCGTGATCGCGGCCCAGCTCGTTTTCGGGCTTCCTCTGCGCAACCGCGCCGCCGATGGGAACCTCGCCGCGGCGCGCGCGCAGCTGGCGTCGCTCGACGTGCAGGAGATCGCGCTGCTCGAGCAGTTTCGCGCCGAAGCCTCGAACGCGGTGCAGGTGCTGCGCGAGACGCGCTACCGTCTAGCAGGCTGA
- a CDS encoding ATP-binding protein, whose translation MSALDPRLEHDRVVLEDDEERWTVRAAHAKIAARLRHAFRDYLETYGHPDSDFAAAESVYGELISTCVLHAPGAIRVEFRWADATLTVTDTSDRLRMWPFSADDSRAESTHHAFAIVRGLCDHVRVTRDPDGGTRASVVLPVTRRETRR comes from the coding sequence ATGTCGGCACTGGACCCGCGTCTGGAGCACGATCGCGTCGTGTTGGAAGACGACGAGGAGCGTTGGACGGTTCGCGCGGCGCACGCAAAGATCGCGGCGCGTCTGCGGCACGCGTTTCGCGACTACCTCGAAACATACGGCCATCCCGACTCCGACTTCGCCGCCGCGGAATCGGTGTACGGCGAGCTGATCTCTACTTGCGTGCTCCACGCACCCGGCGCGATCCGCGTCGAGTTCCGTTGGGCGGACGCGACGCTGACCGTCACCGACACCAGCGACCGGCTGCGCATGTGGCCGTTCTCCGCCGACGACAGCCGCGCGGAGTCGACGCATCACGCCTTCGCGATCGTTCGCGGGCTGTGCGATCACGTGCGCGTCACGCGCGATCCCGACGGCGGGACGCGCGCAAGCGTCGTGCTCCCCGTGACGCGCCGGGAGACGCGCCGCTAA
- a CDS encoding NAD-dependent epimerase/dehydratase family protein — MGRPARRPPLIDVRVVVTGAGGYLGAAIVGALRRRDHDVLALVRDDQQAASAGASGARTRVLDLRALEMLFEHAYGADAIVHAAYEPANGGAVERRAVDALIEALKGTGNRLVYTSTLALPPGIAAYPAEERPDAAAPPWHWRVANEYRALDGLRRGVAVSVVRPPLAYGRRGGGVVLRGMLRDARERGRVRYVGEGSARWSTVHVDDLADAYAAILETGEAARVYAPSSREHLAQRDLATLVALAVRGRGETEAWPLAEARSLLGEYADAATWDALADPGEAPPEWRPSRAPLRDTLLGDCTEFEGRDVMPLRVSTRSSSGTSRRASCSSNSSITRGSPVS, encoded by the coding sequence GTGGGCCGTCCCGCCCGCCGGCCGCCACTGATCGACGTGCGCGTCGTCGTCACCGGTGCGGGCGGCTATCTCGGTGCGGCGATCGTCGGCGCGTTGCGGCGTCGCGACCACGACGTGCTCGCGCTCGTGCGCGACGACCAACAGGCCGCAAGCGCGGGCGCGTCGGGCGCGCGCACGCGCGTCCTCGATTTGCGCGCGCTCGAGATGCTCTTCGAGCACGCGTACGGCGCCGACGCGATCGTCCACGCTGCGTACGAGCCGGCCAACGGCGGCGCGGTCGAACGGCGTGCCGTCGACGCGCTGATCGAGGCGCTCAAGGGAACCGGAAACAGGCTCGTATACACCAGCACGCTCGCGCTCCCGCCGGGGATCGCCGCCTATCCGGCCGAGGAGCGTCCCGACGCCGCCGCGCCGCCGTGGCACTGGCGCGTCGCCAACGAGTATCGCGCGCTGGACGGACTGCGGCGCGGCGTCGCCGTCAGCGTCGTGCGTCCGCCGCTCGCGTACGGACGCCGCGGAGGCGGCGTCGTGCTGCGTGGGATGCTGCGGGACGCCCGCGAACGGGGCCGCGTGCGATACGTGGGCGAAGGCAGCGCGCGCTGGTCGACGGTGCACGTCGACGATCTCGCCGATGCGTACGCCGCGATCCTCGAGACGGGCGAGGCCGCCCGCGTGTACGCTCCGTCGTCGCGCGAACATCTCGCGCAGCGCGATCTCGCGACGCTGGTCGCGCTCGCGGTGCGGGGACGCGGCGAGACCGAAGCGTGGCCGCTTGCCGAGGCCCGTTCGCTGCTGGGCGAATACGCCGACGCGGCGACGTGGGACGCGCTCGCCGATCCCGGCGAAGCACCGCCGGAATGGCGTCCGTCGCGGGCGCCGCTGCGCGACACCCTGCTTGGCGACTGCACCGAATTCGAAGGCCGTGACGTCATGCCCCTGCGCGTCTCGACGAGATCATCGTCTGGGACGAGTCGGCGCGCGTCGTGCTCTTCAAACTCGTCGATCACCCGCGGTTCGCCGGTTTCGTGA
- a CDS encoding TolC family protein — MMRSDADPRGRFRDEPLGNGLREVRRPPENRAERAVREPRADFFTGLLGASRAAREAAQTVYESEQRKFARGSSTTFLVLQRLVDLATNQGRELQAQSDYNKAVVELERVTGTIFARNGIDVERAGTGVAAGR, encoded by the coding sequence ATGATGCGAAGTGATGCTGACCCGAGGGGGCGTTTTCGAGATGAACCGCTCGGCAACGGGCTTCGAGAGGTCCGCCGACCTCCCGAAAACCGTGCTGAACGGGCAGTTCGCGAACCACGCGCCGATTTTTTCACGGGGCTGCTAGGCGCGTCGCGCGCGGCGCGCGAGGCCGCGCAGACGGTGTACGAGAGCGAACAGCGAAAGTTCGCGCGCGGCAGTTCGACGACGTTTCTCGTGCTGCAGCGCCTCGTCGACCTAGCGACCAATCAGGGGCGGGAACTGCAGGCACAGTCCGACTACAACAAAGCTGTCGTCGAGCTCGAACGCGTGACCGGGACGATCTTCGCGCGCAACGGGATCGACGTCGAGCGGGCTGGCACCGGCGTCGCGGCGGGACGATGA
- a CDS encoding ATP-binding protein: protein MISPSLRAPETIGRARETAFLSNMLARVRTERRPAAVLVEGAAGIGKTRIVEDVLAAQEPGAPAILATHAETVRRPLLGLHLGFDRASRACRESARETLAEITALLGPERAAEKARRFAEIAKLIGRLAERSAVTIAVEDLQWADATTIELLRFLAGQVRAVPLMLLMTARTGGREEWRERFPHAARVQLAPLSSADTLLLLRRTASELRDAPLEALREIGSLAAGNPFYALELLRHRMEGERAMPVTIAAPIRRRYSRLPASARAVVDAAALADTFAIGDLCALSGLDGAGVRRALEAAERAQIVRCRAAAWSFVHAITQAAIRDAIPAERSAPLHRAIAERLESRGDADAARLAHHWRGAGEARRAARFSVTAGDEAIAMSSFSDAIPQYRHALAVDGVDPAERARILERLGFASLVCGRFADAEPELNAALEAYEALGDADGATRVDLHRCRLRHMLTDLDGSNAALEGALARLADRPPSALSMKAWAAAAQNAAYDADRPGMRRALDAAIPSLPFAEETQIGAFHSVASKLTALDGDVDAFRVHASEAVAAAERSRIIEPLVAILANVGSYAPFLGLGGYGREQLERALDLAYEFGLPFHVTGIATQLARFAFLEGRIGDASAALAGALAAQPAHATTMGRLWNAAVGIPIALATADETLLERCTALGAVDEAVGTRNPELVGMAAVAHARLAVHRGDRAGAAALLKRALEAIGTSTMPPFLGAWIAFAGDDETLRAARAHAERAANPAAVAESALLESEDARRRKQRRAAADAAARAAQLYADLGWPAYRAYALDAAGRRGDAVRAMEDRGLRFAPVQGDERDDPFDALTPRERDVARRAAAGLSNREIAAELALSTRTVENYLQSAFERLRVRSRGELRDYVGACARRATGSQT from the coding sequence ATGATCTCCCCTTCGCTCCGTGCACCGGAGACGATCGGACGCGCGCGCGAAACCGCGTTCCTGTCCAACATGCTGGCGCGCGTGCGCACCGAACGGCGGCCGGCGGCGGTGCTCGTCGAAGGTGCGGCCGGGATCGGGAAGACGCGAATCGTCGAGGACGTGCTGGCGGCGCAGGAGCCCGGTGCCCCGGCGATCCTCGCGACGCACGCCGAGACGGTGCGCCGTCCGCTCCTGGGCCTGCATCTGGGCTTCGATCGCGCGTCCCGCGCGTGCCGCGAGAGCGCGCGCGAGACGCTGGCCGAGATCACCGCGCTCCTCGGTCCCGAACGCGCCGCGGAGAAAGCGCGCCGTTTCGCCGAGATCGCGAAGCTGATCGGGCGGCTGGCGGAGCGCAGCGCGGTGACCATCGCCGTCGAAGACCTGCAGTGGGCCGACGCGACGACGATCGAACTGCTCCGCTTCCTCGCGGGGCAAGTCCGCGCGGTTCCGCTGATGCTCCTCATGACCGCGCGCACCGGCGGACGCGAGGAATGGCGCGAGCGCTTCCCGCACGCGGCGCGCGTCCAGCTCGCGCCGCTTTCCTCGGCCGACACGCTGCTGCTCCTGCGGCGTACGGCGAGCGAACTGCGCGACGCACCGCTCGAAGCGCTGCGCGAGATCGGCAGTCTCGCCGCCGGCAACCCGTTCTACGCGCTCGAATTGCTACGGCATCGGATGGAGGGCGAGCGGGCGATGCCCGTTACGATCGCCGCGCCGATCCGGCGGCGTTATAGCCGGCTCCCTGCGTCCGCGCGGGCCGTCGTCGACGCAGCGGCCCTCGCGGATACGTTCGCAATTGGCGATCTCTGCGCGCTGAGCGGTCTCGACGGCGCCGGCGTGCGCCGCGCGCTGGAAGCGGCCGAACGCGCGCAGATCGTGCGCTGCCGCGCTGCGGCATGGTCGTTCGTCCATGCGATCACCCAAGCCGCGATCCGTGACGCGATCCCCGCCGAGCGTTCCGCGCCGCTGCACCGTGCGATCGCCGAACGCCTGGAGTCGCGCGGCGACGCGGACGCAGCGCGCCTCGCCCACCACTGGCGCGGCGCCGGCGAGGCCCGCCGCGCGGCGCGGTTCAGCGTCACCGCCGGCGACGAAGCGATCGCGATGTCCTCGTTCAGCGATGCGATCCCGCAGTACCGTCACGCGCTTGCCGTCGACGGCGTCGACCCCGCCGAGCGCGCCCGAATCCTCGAACGGCTGGGATTCGCGTCGCTGGTGTGCGGGCGATTCGCCGATGCGGAGCCGGAGTTGAACGCGGCGCTCGAGGCGTACGAGGCGCTGGGCGATGCCGACGGCGCGACCCGCGTCGACCTGCACCGCTGCCGCCTGCGCCACATGCTCACCGATCTCGACGGCTCCAACGCCGCGCTCGAGGGCGCGCTGGCACGGCTCGCCGATCGTCCGCCGTCTGCGCTTTCGATGAAAGCCTGGGCCGCCGCGGCGCAGAACGCCGCCTACGACGCGGATCGCCCCGGGATGCGCCGCGCGCTCGATGCGGCGATCCCGTCGCTCCCGTTCGCTGAAGAGACCCAAATCGGCGCCTTTCACAGCGTCGCATCGAAGCTCACCGCGCTCGACGGCGACGTCGACGCGTTCCGGGTCCACGCGTCGGAGGCGGTCGCCGCCGCCGAACGGTCGCGCATCATCGAGCCGCTCGTCGCAATTCTCGCGAACGTCGGATCGTACGCACCGTTTCTCGGCCTGGGCGGATACGGCCGCGAACAGCTGGAACGCGCGCTCGATCTCGCGTACGAGTTCGGGCTGCCGTTCCACGTCACCGGGATCGCGACGCAGCTTGCGCGCTTCGCGTTTTTGGAAGGGCGGATCGGGGACGCGTCGGCGGCGCTTGCCGGGGCGCTCGCAGCGCAGCCCGCGCACGCGACGACGATGGGGCGCCTGTGGAACGCCGCGGTCGGAATCCCGATCGCGCTCGCTACCGCCGACGAGACGCTGCTCGAGCGCTGCACCGCGCTCGGCGCGGTCGACGAAGCGGTCGGAACGCGCAACCCCGAACTCGTCGGGATGGCGGCCGTTGCGCACGCACGCCTCGCCGTCCATCGCGGCGACCGCGCCGGTGCAGCCGCGCTGCTGAAGCGCGCGCTCGAGGCGATCGGGACGTCGACGATGCCGCCATTTCTCGGCGCGTGGATCGCCTTTGCCGGCGACGACGAGACGCTGCGCGCGGCGCGCGCGCACGCCGAGCGCGCCGCGAACCCCGCCGCGGTGGCCGAGTCGGCGCTGCTCGAGAGCGAGGACGCACGGCGCCGCAAACAGCGCCGCGCTGCGGCCGACGCCGCCGCGCGGGCCGCGCAGCTCTATGCCGATCTCGGCTGGCCCGCGTATCGCGCGTACGCGCTCGACGCCGCCGGCCGGCGCGGCGACGCCGTCCGCGCGATGGAGGACCGCGGCCTGCGGTTCGCGCCGGTGCAAGGCGACGAGCGCGACGACCCCTTCGACGCGCTGACGCCGCGCGAACGCGACGTCGCGCGCCGCGCGGCGGCGGGACTTTCAAATCGCGAGATCGCCGCGGAGCTTGCCCTCAGCACGCGCACCGTCGAGAACTACCTGCAGTCGGCGTTCGAACGCCTGCGCGTGCGGTCGCGGGGCGAACTGCGCGACTACGTCGGCGCGTGCGCCCGCCGCGCGACCGGATCCCAGACGTAG